A DNA window from Thiopseudomonas alkaliphila contains the following coding sequences:
- a CDS encoding YbfB/YjiJ family MFS transporter, producing the protein MFSAKLTLGRTLLAGALLLLVVHTLGRFIYTPMLPRLVDDGLLTLQQGANIATWNYVGYLLGALIAMRWYSLDKIKLFLPWAVGFSVLSTFAQTQAETVGWLTLLRLINGITNGIVFVQVPSLILEWLNSRGKAALSGLVYLGVGAGLIISSLAVSLPAPWLQGAERWWPAALLALPMAVWGWRQLSLIEVQEIPVASAPKNKQGKVVLFDRASIPLFLSYAGAGLGYILPMTFLPMLARLLLEQNHLLIDGSWLLVALSTLPAAWLWNRLGASLGDEPALRLNYAVQLLGVLAVILLPGPVGIVLCALLVGNTFLGTVLLTQRLARSLHPHQGPKLSAALVALYGFTQLTGPWLTRLWLDAGGTLQSAFWFGAAALAWGLLWSLLVPRPCA; encoded by the coding sequence ATGTTCTCCGCTAAATTAACCTTGGGCCGCACATTGCTTGCTGGTGCTTTACTGTTGCTGGTGGTGCACACCTTAGGGCGCTTTATTTATACCCCAATGTTGCCGCGTTTAGTGGATGATGGGCTGCTGACTTTGCAGCAGGGGGCTAATATCGCCACTTGGAATTATGTCGGTTATTTACTGGGCGCCTTAATTGCGATGCGCTGGTATAGCCTAGATAAAATTAAGCTGTTTCTGCCGTGGGCAGTGGGCTTTAGTGTGTTATCTACGTTCGCGCAAACCCAAGCCGAAACAGTGGGTTGGTTAACGCTACTGCGCTTAATTAATGGCATCACCAATGGCATTGTGTTTGTGCAGGTGCCTTCACTGATCCTTGAATGGCTAAACAGCCGCGGCAAGGCGGCGTTAAGCGGCTTAGTGTATTTAGGGGTAGGTGCTGGGCTGATTATTTCGAGCCTTGCAGTAAGCTTGCCAGCACCTTGGTTGCAGGGCGCTGAGCGCTGGTGGCCAGCGGCGTTATTGGCGCTGCCGATGGCGGTTTGGGGCTGGCGGCAGCTGAGCTTAATTGAGGTGCAGGAGATTCCTGTTGCCAGTGCGCCAAAAAATAAGCAAGGTAAGGTGGTGCTGTTTGACCGCGCTAGTATTCCGCTATTTTTATCGTATGCCGGTGCTGGATTAGGTTATATCTTGCCCATGACCTTTTTACCGATGCTGGCGCGCTTATTGTTAGAGCAGAATCACTTACTGATTGATGGCAGCTGGTTATTGGTGGCCTTGTCTACCTTGCCTGCAGCGTGGTTGTGGAACCGTTTAGGAGCAAGTCTTGGCGATGAGCCTGCCTTGCGCTTAAACTACGCTGTGCAGCTGCTAGGGGTGTTAGCGGTGATTTTATTGCCAGGTCCAGTTGGCATTGTGCTTTGTGCGCTACTGGTGGGTAATACATTCTTAGGCACAGTACTCTTAACCCAACGCTTAGCCCGCAGCTTACACCCCCATCAAGGGCCCAAACTATCTGCAGCGTTAGTCGCCCTGTATGGCTTTACTCAGTTGACTGGTCCTTGGTTAACTCGGTTATGGTTGGATGCAGGGGGGACTTTGCAAAGTGCGTTCTGGTTTGGTGCAGCGGCGTTGGCGTGGGGTTTGCTGTGGTCGTTATTAGTGCCTAGACCATGCGCATAG
- a CDS encoding NAD(P)H-dependent flavin oxidoreductase, which yields MGFKAQGLAALGAELPIIQAPMVGTSTPQLAAAVCNAGGLGSLGLGGSTVAQARQLIQATRELTTKPVNYNFFCHQPEQPAAAREQRWLQRLAPYFAEFAAPVPTHISAGYQSFFGHQAMLEMLLDERPEVVSFHFGLPSQAFIDALKQQGTQLLATATCVAEAQLIERAGIDFIVAQGFEAGGHRGVFEPTKDQRLGTFALVQRLAEVTQLPLIAAGGVMNAQGIRAALQLGAVAVQMGTAFVLCPESSASAAYRAALTNAAEVPTEVSALISGRPARGLVNRWHTELALQDATDLPDYPIAYSAAKALQAAASAASNYEFSAFWAGQAASLAQALPAAELLQQIRRDLGC from the coding sequence ATGGGATTTAAAGCTCAGGGCTTAGCCGCTTTAGGGGCTGAACTGCCCATTATTCAAGCACCTATGGTAGGGACTTCTACCCCACAACTTGCCGCAGCAGTGTGTAATGCCGGTGGTTTGGGCTCTTTGGGCCTAGGCGGTAGTACGGTTGCGCAGGCACGTCAATTAATTCAGGCAACCCGCGAACTAACCACTAAGCCAGTTAACTATAACTTTTTTTGTCATCAGCCAGAGCAACCTGCGGCTGCGCGTGAGCAGCGTTGGTTACAGCGGTTAGCGCCTTACTTTGCTGAGTTTGCTGCACCTGTACCGACTCATATAAGTGCGGGCTATCAAAGTTTTTTTGGTCATCAAGCGATGCTTGAAATGCTGCTAGATGAGCGCCCTGAAGTGGTGAGCTTTCATTTTGGCTTGCCTAGTCAGGCTTTTATTGATGCGCTTAAGCAGCAGGGCACCCAGCTGTTGGCCACAGCAACCTGTGTTGCAGAAGCGCAGCTAATTGAGCGAGCCGGCATTGATTTTATTGTCGCACAAGGCTTTGAAGCCGGTGGGCATCGCGGGGTATTTGAGCCGACCAAGGATCAGCGCTTAGGCACCTTTGCTTTAGTGCAGCGATTAGCCGAGGTGACGCAGTTACCCTTAATTGCAGCCGGTGGCGTGATGAATGCGCAAGGTATCCGAGCCGCTTTGCAGCTGGGTGCAGTAGCGGTACAAATGGGTACCGCCTTTGTTTTATGTCCCGAGTCATCGGCCAGCGCAGCCTATCGTGCCGCGTTAACCAATGCCGCCGAAGTGCCAACTGAGGTCAGTGCGCTAATTTCTGGGCGGCCAGCGCGTGGTTTGGTTAATCGCTGGCATACTGAACTCGCTTTACAGGATGCAACTGATCTGCCTGATTATCCCATTGCCTATAGCGCGGCTAAAGCATTGCAGGCCGCTGCCAGTGCTGCTAGTAACTATGAGTTTTCAGCCTTTTGGGCAGGGCAAGCGGCCAGCTTAGCTCAAGCCTTGCCTGCAGCTGAGTTACTGCAGCAGATTAGACGAGACCTTGGGTGCTAG
- a CDS encoding YceI family protein encodes MLKKLFATTLLASSLLVAQQASAADYQIDKEGQHAFINFKISHLGYSWLYGTFKDFDGSFSYDPAQPEASQVQVKIKTASIDSNHAERDKHLRAADFLNTSKHPEASFVSTQVLETGEGTADIVGDLTLNGVTQPVTIKAQFIGAGDDPWGGYRAGFEGTTELKLADFGIKAQLGPAAETVYLTLSVEGVRQ; translated from the coding sequence ATGCTTAAAAAGCTTTTTGCCACCACTTTGCTTGCGTCTAGTTTGCTGGTTGCACAGCAAGCCAGCGCAGCCGATTATCAAATTGATAAAGAAGGTCAACATGCCTTTATTAATTTTAAAATCAGCCATCTAGGTTATAGCTGGCTTTACGGTACTTTTAAAGATTTTGATGGCAGTTTTAGTTACGATCCGGCACAGCCAGAAGCCAGTCAAGTACAGGTTAAAATCAAAACGGCCAGTATCGACTCTAATCATGCCGAGCGTGATAAGCACTTACGGGCCGCTGATTTTTTAAACACCAGCAAACACCCTGAAGCAAGCTTTGTGTCAACACAAGTGCTGGAAACCGGTGAAGGTACGGCGGATATTGTGGGTGATTTAACTCTCAATGGAGTAACGCAGCCAGTGACGATTAAGGCGCAGTTTATTGGCGCTGGTGATGACCCTTGGGGTGGCTATCGTGCTGGTTTTGAAGGAACTACCGAGTTAAAGCTGGCTGATTTTGGCATCAAGGCGCAATTGGGCCCAGCCGCTGAAACAGTTTATCTGACTTTGTCTGTTGAAGGTGTGCGTCAGTAA
- a CDS encoding cytochrome b encodes MAHTKQAAGYDRLTITLHWLVALMVIGLFALGLWMTGLSYYDSWYRTAPDLHKSFGSLLLLLMLLRLIWRVRQPRTAPIATHQRWELILAKAVQGLLYLGLFTVLISGYLISTADGRPISFFGLFDWPVLISGLPNQADIAGTVHLYAAWSVIVLAALHALAAIKHHLIDRDATLSRMLGKSN; translated from the coding sequence ATGGCGCATACAAAACAGGCGGCGGGTTACGATAGGTTAACCATTACCTTACATTGGCTGGTCGCGCTGATGGTAATTGGGCTCTTTGCCTTGGGGCTGTGGATGACAGGACTGAGCTATTACGACAGCTGGTATCGCACGGCACCTGATCTTCATAAAAGCTTTGGCAGTTTACTGTTATTACTGATGCTACTGCGGCTGATTTGGCGAGTTCGTCAACCGCGAACCGCCCCGATAGCAACCCACCAACGTTGGGAGTTGATCCTTGCCAAAGCAGTGCAGGGGCTTTTATATCTAGGGCTATTTACGGTGTTAATTTCTGGCTATTTAATTTCGACTGCTGATGGGCGCCCGATTAGTTTTTTTGGGCTCTTTGATTGGCCGGTATTAATCAGCGGTTTGCCTAATCAGGCAGATATTGCCGGAACTGTACATTTATACGCAGCTTGGAGTGTGATTGTATTAGCAGCATTGCACGCACTGGCGGCGATTAAACATCATCTGATTGATCGCGATGCAACGCTTAGCCGCATGCTAGGCAAATCTAACTAA
- the azu gene encoding azurin, producing the protein MIRKLAVATVFTALAVPAFADDCAVTIEATDAMTWDTSHIDVKKSCEKFTVNLKHVGKLPASTMGHNWVLSKTADYQAVAQEGMAQGAEKNYVNDADERVLAHTEVVGGGEETSVTFDVSKLAADEEYSYFCSFPGHFAMMNGTLKLVD; encoded by the coding sequence ATGATCCGTAAACTAGCTGTGGCAACTGTATTCACTGCTCTAGCTGTGCCTGCATTTGCCGATGACTGTGCAGTAACAATTGAAGCCACTGACGCTATGACTTGGGATACTTCTCATATTGATGTTAAAAAAAGCTGTGAGAAGTTTACTGTTAACCTCAAGCACGTAGGTAAATTACCTGCCTCAACCATGGGCCATAACTGGGTATTATCAAAAACTGCTGATTATCAAGCCGTTGCCCAAGAAGGTATGGCACAGGGTGCTGAGAAAAACTACGTAAATGATGCTGATGAGCGGGTTCTGGCTCACACTGAAGTTGTAGGTGGCGGTGAAGAAACCAGCGTAACCTTTGATGTGAGTAAGTTAGCAGCAGATGAAGAGTACTCTTATTTCTGCTCGTTCCCAGGCCACTTTGCCATGATGAATGGCACCTTAAAACTGGTCGACTAA
- the bfr gene encoding bacterioferritin: protein MQGHPEVVACLVELLRGELAARDQYFIHSRYYEDFGLSKLYERINHEMEEETQHADAILRRILFLEGTPDMRPHAFTPGADVPEMLRKDLALEYEVQKNLTAAMQLCEQHGDFVSRDMLLAQLRDTEEDHTYWLEKQLGLIEKIGLQNYLQAQI, encoded by the coding sequence ATGCAAGGACATCCAGAAGTAGTGGCGTGTCTCGTCGAATTATTGCGTGGCGAGCTAGCGGCACGTGATCAGTATTTTATTCATTCACGTTATTACGAAGATTTTGGTTTATCTAAGCTGTATGAGCGGATTAACCATGAAATGGAAGAAGAAACCCAGCACGCAGATGCTATTTTGCGCCGTATTTTATTTTTAGAGGGCACGCCTGATATGCGTCCCCATGCCTTTACTCCTGGGGCTGATGTCCCAGAAATGCTGCGTAAAGATTTGGCATTGGAATATGAAGTGCAAAAAAACCTAACAGCGGCTATGCAACTGTGTGAGCAGCATGGTGATTTTGTGTCACGGGATATGTTGTTAGCACAATTGCGCGATACTGAAGAAGACCACACCTATTGGCTAGAAAAGCAGTTAGGTTTGATTGAAAAAATCGGATTACAGAATTACTTGCAAGCTCAGATCTAA
- the fba gene encoding class II fructose-bisphosphate aldolase (catalyzes the reversible aldol condensation of dihydroxyacetonephosphate and glyceraldehyde 3-phosphate in the Calvin cycle, glycolysis, and/or gluconeogenesis), giving the protein MALISMRQLLDHAAEFSYGLPAFNVNNLEQMRAIMEAADKTNSPVIVQASAGARKYAGAPFLRHLILAAIEEFPHIPVCMHQDHGTSPDVCQRSIQLGFSSVMMDGSLGEDGKTPTTYEYNVEVTRRTVEMAHACGVSVEGELGCLGSLETGMAGEEDGIGAEGVLDLEQMLTDPEEAADFVRKTQVDALAIAIGTSHGAYKFTKPPTGDTLAIERIKEIHKRIPDTHLVMHGSSSVPQEWLAIINEYGGDIKETYGVPVEEIVEGIKHGVRKVNIDTDLRLASTGAMRRYMAHNPSEFDPRKFFGETVTAMRDICIARYEAFGAAGQADKIKPISLEKMYQRYASGELYAKTK; this is encoded by the coding sequence ATGGCTCTTATCAGCATGCGTCAATTGCTGGATCATGCTGCCGAATTTAGTTACGGCCTACCAGCATTCAACGTTAACAACTTAGAGCAGATGCGCGCCATCATGGAAGCGGCTGATAAAACAAACTCACCCGTGATTGTGCAGGCCTCAGCTGGGGCGCGTAAGTATGCGGGTGCTCCGTTTTTACGTCACTTAATTTTGGCTGCCATTGAAGAGTTTCCGCATATTCCGGTATGTATGCACCAAGACCACGGTACCAGTCCTGATGTGTGCCAGCGTTCCATTCAGCTGGGCTTCTCTTCAGTGATGATGGATGGCTCTTTAGGTGAAGACGGTAAAACCCCGACCACCTACGAGTACAACGTTGAAGTTACTCGCCGCACAGTAGAAATGGCGCATGCCTGTGGTGTTTCAGTGGAAGGTGAGCTGGGTTGCTTAGGCAGTTTAGAAACCGGTATGGCCGGTGAAGAAGATGGCATCGGCGCAGAAGGTGTGCTGGATCTTGAGCAAATGCTAACTGACCCTGAAGAAGCCGCTGACTTTGTGCGTAAAACCCAGGTTGATGCCTTGGCTATTGCCATTGGTACGAGCCATGGGGCGTACAAGTTTACTAAACCACCTACCGGCGACACTTTAGCCATCGAGCGGATTAAAGAAATCCATAAGCGTATTCCAGATACTCACTTAGTGATGCACGGTTCGAGCTCAGTGCCACAAGAGTGGTTAGCGATTATCAACGAATACGGTGGCGATATTAAAGAAACCTACGGTGTACCGGTTGAAGAAATCGTTGAAGGAATCAAGCACGGTGTGCGTAAAGTCAATATTGATACGGACTTACGTTTAGCCTCGACCGGGGCGATGCGTCGTTACATGGCGCACAACCCTAGCGAGTTTGACCCACGTAAGTTCTTTGGCGAAACCGTAACGGCCATGCGCGATATCTGTATTGCTCGCTACGAAGCCTTTGGTGCAGCAGGACAGGCGGATAAAATTAAGCCGATCTCTTTAGAAAAAATGTACCAGCGCTACGCCAGTGGTGAGCTTTACGCTAAAACCAAGTAA
- a CDS encoding phosphoglycerate kinase — translation MTVLKMTDVDLKGQRVLIREDLNVPVKDGKVQSDARILASLPTIRLALEQGAAVLVCSHLGRPEEGQFSQENSLAPVAEYLSTALGREVPLVRDYLEGVEVKPGEIVLLENVRFNLGEKKNTDELAQQYAALCDVFVMDAFGTAHRAQGSTHGVAKFAKVACAGPLLAAELEALGKALDQPAQPMAAIVAGSKVSTKLDVLNSLAEICDQLIVGGGIANTFLAAAGYPVGKSLYEAELVETAKAIAAKVSVPLPVDVVVAKAFAADAEATVKAVADVAADDMILDIGPETAASFAELLKSSGTILWNGPVGVFEFDQFGNGTKVLAEAIAQSSAFSIAGGGDTLAAIDKYNVAQNISYISTGGGAFLEFVEGKVLPAVEILEQRAKA, via the coding sequence ATGACTGTTTTAAAAATGACTGACGTTGATCTAAAAGGTCAGCGAGTATTGATTCGTGAAGACTTAAACGTGCCAGTAAAAGACGGCAAAGTACAAAGTGATGCACGGATTTTAGCTTCATTGCCGACCATTCGTTTAGCCCTTGAGCAGGGTGCTGCGGTTCTGGTCTGCTCACACTTAGGTCGTCCTGAAGAAGGACAGTTTAGTCAAGAAAATAGCTTAGCCCCGGTGGCTGAGTACTTATCCACGGCGTTAGGTCGTGAAGTCCCCTTAGTGCGTGACTATTTAGAGGGTGTGGAAGTTAAGCCCGGCGAAATTGTTTTGCTAGAAAACGTGCGTTTTAACCTCGGTGAAAAGAAAAATACTGATGAGTTGGCTCAGCAATATGCCGCCCTGTGTGATGTTTTTGTGATGGATGCATTTGGCACGGCGCATCGTGCTCAAGGTTCAACCCACGGAGTGGCAAAGTTCGCGAAAGTGGCCTGTGCCGGTCCTTTGTTAGCTGCTGAACTTGAGGCATTAGGTAAGGCTTTAGATCAACCGGCGCAGCCGATGGCAGCGATTGTAGCTGGCTCAAAAGTATCTACTAAGTTAGATGTGCTCAATAGTTTGGCGGAAATCTGTGATCAATTGATTGTGGGTGGTGGTATTGCCAACACTTTCTTAGCGGCTGCGGGTTATCCGGTAGGCAAGTCGTTATATGAAGCTGAGCTAGTAGAAACTGCCAAAGCGATTGCTGCGAAGGTCAGCGTGCCCTTGCCGGTAGACGTAGTGGTAGCGAAAGCTTTTGCTGCAGATGCAGAGGCTACGGTTAAAGCGGTAGCTGATGTGGCAGCTGACGATATGATCTTAGATATTGGTCCAGAAACTGCAGCCAGCTTTGCTGAGCTGCTCAAAAGCTCCGGTACCATTTTATGGAACGGCCCGGTTGGCGTATTTGAGTTTGATCAGTTTGGTAACGGTACTAAGGTGCTAGCAGAAGCCATTGCCCAGAGTTCAGCATTCTCAATTGCTGGTGGCGGTGACACCTTAGCCGCGATTGATAAGTATAATGTCGCACAAAATATTTCGTATATTTCAACCGGTGGTGGCGCGTTCTTAGAATTTGTTGAAGGCAAAGTCTTACCGGCAGTAGAAATTTTAGAACAACGCGCTAAGGCGTAA
- the epd gene encoding erythrose-4-phosphate dehydrogenase yields MHNNLFKVAINGYGRIGRCTLRALYEQAQGRAIEIVAINDLADQASIEYLTRFDSTHGRFPGEVRVEGDCLHINGVCTQVLRQAQPEAIDWAGLGIDLLLECSGQYTTREQGQRFITAGAPKVLFSQPMQSAADVDATIVYGVNHQQLTGAETLISNASCTTNCSVPVLQLLEQQLGIEQAIITTIHSAMNDQPVIDAYHHEDLRRTRSAFQSIIPVSTGLARGIERLLPSLTGRVQCKALRVPTVNVSCLDITLQVKQATSVQQLNQLLFAASQQGPLQGLLGYTELPHASCDFNHDPHSAIIDASQTQVSGGHLVNLLVWFDNEWGFANRMLDVAEYLLALSPSTSSPYKD; encoded by the coding sequence ATGCACAACAATCTATTCAAAGTTGCCATCAATGGGTACGGTCGAATTGGTCGCTGCACCTTACGTGCGCTCTATGAACAGGCGCAGGGTCGGGCGATTGAGATTGTTGCGATCAATGATCTCGCAGACCAAGCCAGTATTGAGTATCTGACTCGCTTTGATTCAACCCACGGCCGTTTTCCTGGCGAAGTGCGAGTTGAAGGTGATTGCTTGCATATCAATGGGGTCTGCACCCAGGTATTGCGTCAAGCGCAGCCGGAAGCGATTGACTGGGCTGGATTAGGCATTGATTTATTGCTGGAGTGTTCTGGCCAATACACTACCCGCGAGCAAGGCCAGCGTTTTATTACGGCTGGCGCGCCTAAGGTATTGTTTTCACAACCGATGCAAAGCGCCGCCGATGTGGATGCCACCATTGTGTATGGGGTTAATCACCAGCAGTTAACTGGGGCGGAAACCCTGATTTCTAATGCTTCTTGCACCACCAATTGCAGCGTACCTGTATTGCAATTGCTGGAGCAGCAGCTAGGTATCGAGCAGGCAATTATTACCACGATTCATTCGGCGATGAATGATCAGCCGGTTATCGATGCCTATCACCATGAAGATTTACGCCGCACTCGCTCAGCGTTTCAGTCGATTATTCCAGTATCCACCGGATTAGCCCGTGGCATTGAGCGATTGCTCCCAAGTTTAACCGGTCGCGTGCAATGCAAAGCATTGCGTGTGCCCACGGTCAACGTTTCTTGCCTAGATATTACTTTGCAGGTGAAACAGGCCACAAGCGTGCAGCAGCTTAATCAGTTGCTGTTTGCTGCTTCCCAACAAGGCCCGCTGCAAGGGCTGCTGGGTTATACCGAATTACCCCACGCCAGTTGTGATTTTAATCATGACCCCCATTCAGCCATTATTGATGCCAGCCAAACTCAGGTGTCTGGCGGACATTTGGTGAACTTGCTGGTGTGGTTTGATAATGAATGGGGCTTTGCCAACCGTATGCTCGATGTTGCCGAGTATTTATTAGCACTTTCACCCTCTACTTCCAGCCCATACAAGGACTGA
- the tkt gene encoding transketolase: MPSRRERANAIRALSMDAVQKANSGHPGAPMGMADIAEVLWHGQLKHNPNNPHWVDRDRFVLSNGHGSMLIYSLLHLTGYDVTLDDLKNFRQLNSRTPGHPELGYTPGVETTTGPLGQGIANAVGFALAEKIMAAQFNRDGHDIVDHQTYVFLGDGCMMEGISHEVCSLAGTLGLNKLTAFYDDNGISIDGQVTGWFSDDTPRRFESYGWHVIRNVDGHNADELEVALEAARESDKPTLICCKTTIGFGSPNKAGSESSHGAPLGLEEIELTKKELGWEYGPFEVPTRLYEEWDAKAKGQAAEDEWNQRFAAYAVEYPELAAEFKRRMAGDLPADFADKAAAYIAEVVAKGESIASRKASQNSLNAYGPLLPELLGGSADLAGSNLTLWSGCKGVTADDATGNYVFYGVREFGMSAIMNGIALHGGLIPYGATFLMFMEYARNAVRMSALMKQRVLYVFTHDSIGLGEDGPTHQPIEQLASLRTTPNLDTWRPADAVESAVAWKYALERQHGPSALIFSRQNLDHQARSEQQIAAIEQGGYILRDCQGEPELILIATGSEVGLAVQAYQALTEQGRKVRVVSMPCTSVFDAQSAEYKQSVLPIEVGARIAIEAAHADYWYKYVGLDGRVIGMHSYGESAPAGQLFEVFGFTLDNVLSTAAELLED, encoded by the coding sequence ATGCCTAGCCGTCGCGAGCGAGCCAATGCCATTCGTGCACTGAGTATGGATGCCGTGCAAAAAGCCAACAGCGGCCATCCGGGTGCCCCAATGGGCATGGCGGACATTGCCGAGGTGTTATGGCATGGCCAGTTAAAACATAATCCGAACAACCCACACTGGGTCGATCGTGATCGTTTTGTCCTGTCCAATGGACATGGCTCTATGCTGATTTACTCTTTATTGCATCTCACCGGGTACGACGTGACCCTGGATGATTTGAAAAACTTCCGCCAGCTTAACAGCCGCACCCCAGGTCACCCTGAATTGGGTTACACCCCAGGCGTTGAAACCACTACGGGACCGCTGGGGCAAGGAATTGCCAATGCCGTAGGTTTTGCGCTGGCAGAAAAAATTATGGCGGCGCAGTTTAACCGTGACGGCCATGACATCGTTGATCACCAAACCTACGTGTTTTTAGGTGATGGCTGCATGATGGAAGGTATTTCCCATGAAGTGTGTTCACTGGCAGGTACTTTAGGTTTAAACAAACTGACCGCTTTCTATGACGATAACGGCATCTCGATTGATGGCCAGGTGACTGGTTGGTTTAGTGATGATACGCCGCGTCGCTTTGAATCCTACGGCTGGCATGTGATCCGCAATGTGGATGGTCACAACGCCGATGAGCTCGAAGTGGCCTTAGAAGCCGCGCGCGAAAGCGATAAACCGACCTTAATTTGCTGTAAAACCACCATTGGTTTCGGCTCGCCAAATAAAGCGGGCTCAGAAAGCAGCCATGGTGCACCCCTTGGTTTAGAAGAAATTGAGCTGACCAAAAAAGAATTGGGCTGGGAATATGGCCCGTTTGAAGTACCCACTCGCCTTTACGAAGAGTGGGACGCCAAAGCCAAAGGTCAAGCCGCAGAAGATGAGTGGAATCAGCGTTTCGCAGCTTATGCGGTGGAATACCCTGAGTTAGCCGCTGAATTTAAGCGCCGCATGGCTGGTGATCTGCCAGCTGATTTTGCTGATAAAGCCGCCGCTTACATTGCCGAAGTGGTAGCCAAAGGTGAAAGCATTGCTAGCCGTAAAGCCAGCCAAAATAGTTTAAATGCCTATGGCCCGTTATTACCTGAGTTGCTTGGCGGCTCAGCCGACTTAGCGGGTTCTAACCTAACGTTATGGTCTGGCTGTAAAGGGGTTACTGCGGACGATGCTACGGGCAACTACGTGTTCTATGGCGTGCGTGAGTTTGGTATGAGCGCCATTATGAACGGTATTGCCCTACATGGTGGCTTAATTCCTTACGGTGCGACCTTCTTAATGTTTATGGAGTACGCGCGCAATGCGGTGCGTATGTCAGCATTAATGAAGCAGCGGGTGTTGTACGTATTCACCCACGACTCTATCGGTCTAGGTGAGGATGGTCCAACTCACCAGCCAATTGAGCAGTTAGCTAGCTTACGTACGACGCCTAACTTAGACACTTGGCGTCCAGCTGATGCAGTTGAGTCTGCGGTGGCGTGGAAATATGCATTAGAGCGTCAGCATGGCCCAAGTGCACTGATTTTTAGTCGCCAGAACTTAGATCATCAAGCACGTAGCGAGCAGCAAATTGCTGCGATTGAGCAAGGTGGTTATATTCTGCGGGATTGCCAAGGTGAGCCTGAGCTTATTTTAATTGCCACTGGTTCTGAGGTGGGCTTAGCAGTCCAGGCTTATCAAGCTCTGACTGAGCAAGGGCGCAAGGTGCGAGTGGTATCCATGCCGTGCACCAGCGTGTTTGATGCGCAAAGTGCTGAGTACAAGCAGTCGGTATTACCGATTGAAGTGGGCGCACGAATTGCCATTGAAGCCGCTCATGCAGACTACTGGTACAAATATGTGGGCCTTGATGGCCGCGTAATTGGTATGCACTCTTACGGTGAGTCCGCACCGGCAGGGCAGTTATTTGAGGTGTTTGGTTTCACCTTAGATAATGTGCTAAGCACGGCTGCTGAATTGCTGGAAGACTAA
- a CDS encoding ComF family protein, translated as MQFNSWLTKVLAYCAARQTCSLCLASSHNRYALCEPCEEELPWNTVACTVCGLPYVALDAACPDCVTEGFVFQQVVAPLVFDFPIDTAIARFKHQRAWPLGQLLTQLLARELAYRYDLGLTPPDLLLAMPLSRARLRKRGFNQAQLMAQWLAASLQLPLYAARFIQRTDKTAQQQLSAAQRKMNVAGSFSIMSARAPSIQQRHIAVLDDVMTTGASVQKLARLLLAAGATRVDVYCLARTPKARPLTSD; from the coding sequence ATGCAGTTTAATTCGTGGTTAACCAAGGTTTTGGCTTACTGTGCCGCTCGGCAAACCTGTAGCTTGTGTTTAGCTAGTAGCCACAATAGGTATGCCCTGTGCGAACCCTGTGAAGAAGAGCTGCCATGGAATACCGTAGCGTGCACTGTGTGTGGCTTGCCCTATGTGGCACTTGATGCGGCCTGTCCAGATTGTGTCACCGAAGGTTTTGTATTTCAGCAGGTGGTGGCGCCGCTAGTATTTGATTTTCCAATAGATACCGCTATTGCACGTTTTAAACACCAGCGGGCATGGCCATTGGGGCAATTATTAACCCAGTTATTAGCGAGGGAGTTAGCCTATCGTTATGATTTGGGGTTAACGCCACCGGATCTGTTGCTGGCCATGCCACTGTCTAGAGCACGGTTACGCAAACGAGGATTTAATCAGGCACAGTTAATGGCTCAGTGGTTAGCCGCTAGTTTACAGTTGCCGTTGTATGCGGCGCGTTTTATTCAGCGCACGGATAAAACAGCTCAGCAACAGTTATCTGCAGCGCAACGTAAAATGAATGTGGCGGGTAGCTTTAGTATTATGTCAGCCCGAGCGCCTAGTATTCAGCAGCGGCATATTGCGGTTTTGGATGATGTCATGACAACGGGCGCCAGTGTGCAAAAACTGGCCCGCCTATTATTGGCGGCAGGCGCTACCAGAGTAGATGTTTATTGCTTAGCGCGGACGCCTAAGGCAAGGCCGCTAACTAGCGATTGA